Proteins encoded by one window of Paenibacillus sp. DCT19:
- a CDS encoding glycosyltransferase: protein MSIKHRKNKQFHAPVLSLADQARKNGQHAGYDAGKEEGYLRGRANYIVNCAQEPLPFRPIHVLYVSSGKGFPYSPLDEAIMATLQSMVSQVTLTDPRQPVSEIALQSRPDLVLVLDGMDIPMEHIDAIRQAGIPTAIWLTDDPYYTDMTLESVKHFDHIFTLELNCVDLYRQSGCASVHYLPFAAFTNHYFPITTPSPLHREVSFIGSAYWNRVYFFNPIMAQLMTHQTVFNGIWWDRLPDYTSYGEKIELGRWMTPQETNDVYNGTKIVINLHRSHEDDSVNNNHLKIPPASPNPRTFEISASATLQLTDARDDLARFYKPGVEIETYSSPQELLEKVEYYLAHEKERREIALRGLERTLKDHTYGKRINEMLSIIFP from the coding sequence ATGTCTATCAAACACAGAAAGAACAAGCAATTTCATGCGCCTGTGCTTAGTTTGGCAGATCAGGCTCGCAAGAATGGACAGCATGCCGGATACGATGCGGGGAAGGAAGAGGGATACCTGCGTGGTCGTGCCAACTATATTGTCAATTGTGCGCAGGAGCCACTGCCATTTCGTCCAATTCATGTCCTGTACGTATCTTCAGGCAAAGGATTCCCATATTCACCATTAGATGAAGCCATCATGGCTACACTCCAAAGCATGGTGTCTCAAGTCACATTAACCGACCCACGTCAGCCAGTGTCTGAGATTGCCCTGCAATCGCGCCCTGATCTGGTGCTTGTACTGGATGGAATGGATATTCCGATGGAGCATATTGATGCCATTCGTCAAGCAGGAATACCGACAGCGATCTGGCTTACCGATGATCCTTACTACACGGATATGACGCTTGAGTCTGTAAAACATTTTGACCATATATTCACACTGGAACTCAATTGCGTTGACCTTTACCGACAAAGCGGCTGTGCTTCTGTGCATTATCTGCCCTTTGCCGCATTCACGAATCATTACTTCCCCATCACGACACCTTCGCCATTACATCGCGAGGTTAGCTTTATTGGCTCGGCATATTGGAACCGGGTTTACTTCTTCAATCCAATCATGGCACAGCTGATGACACACCAAACGGTATTTAACGGAATTTGGTGGGATCGTCTGCCCGACTACACGTCCTATGGCGAGAAAATCGAACTTGGCCGTTGGATGACTCCGCAGGAAACCAATGATGTATACAACGGCACCAAAATCGTAATTAACCTGCACCGTTCTCACGAGGATGATTCAGTGAACAACAACCATCTCAAAATTCCACCTGCTTCTCCGAATCCAAGAACCTTCGAGATTTCGGCATCCGCAACCCTACAGCTTACGGATGCACGTGACGATCTTGCTCGCTTCTACAAACCAGGTGTAGAGATCGAGACATATTCTTCTCCTCAGGAGTTGCTCGAAAAAGTAGAGTACTATCTCGCTCATGAGAAAGAGCGGCGTGAAATTGCTCTTCGAGGCTTGGAACGTACGCTCAAGGATCACACCTACGGCAAAAGAATCAATGAAATGCTCAGTATTATCTTTCCTTAA